Part of the Tepiditoga spiralis genome, ATGATCTTTTTAGAGATTTTTCTTTTGATTTACAGTTGAAAATTGCAAAAAAATATAATATAAAAATTTCTAATGAAGAAAAAAAACATCCTATACTTTTACATGGAAAAAATTCTGCTTTATATATGAAAAAAAGATATAATATTTCAAATGATATTTTTAATGCTATATATTATCATACTTCTGGAAGTCCTCAATTAAACGATTTGGGTAAGGTTTTAGTTATTTCTGATTCTGCAGAAGAAACAAGAAGCTATCCAGAAGTAAATAAATTAAGAAATTTATCTTTGAATTCTATTGAAGAAGCTTATAAGTTTGTAATAAAAAACAAAATAACTTATGCTATTTCAAAAAGATTAATTATTTTAGAAGAAACTGTTAATACATGGAATAAATACATTATGGAGGTGTAACTAATGTCAAAAATATATTTATCAAATAGAAGGAAATCTT contains:
- the yqeK gene encoding bis(5'-nucleosyl)-tetraphosphatase (symmetrical) YqeK; protein product: MNTYENIIENLNKILPLLVKEQRLNHIYAVNSYALKLAKIFNLNPLKISIASLAHDLFRDFSFDLQLKIAKKYNIKISNEEKKHPILLHGKNSALYMKKRYNISNDIFNAIYYHTSGSPQLNDLGKVLVISDSAEETRSYPEVNKLRNLSLNSIEEAYKFVIKNKITYAISKRLIILEETVNTWNKYIMEV